The following coding sequences are from one Nilaparvata lugens isolate BPH unplaced genomic scaffold, ASM1435652v1 scaffold8289, whole genome shotgun sequence window:
- the LOC120349111 gene encoding uncharacterized protein LOC120349111: protein LFLWFAGVPVDEKNPDDGYQDDQDGDSDDDDENPPIGPPPVLKSKNKSFSVVVGDSVMLPCHVENPVYAVIMWWLGSSILYTGDIPTSQAKERSNIQLLSTSLALHPQHPRGRIGQYRCEVILKA, encoded by the exons tgttatttcTCTGGTTTGCAGGTGTGCCAGTAGACGAAAAGAACCCGGACGATGGCTACCAGGATGACCAGGATGGAGATAGTGATGACGATGACGAAAACCCCCCGATAGGACCTCCTCCTGTACTCAAGTCAAAGAATAAGTCGTTCTCGGTGGTGGTAGGGGACAGTGTGATGCTGCCTTGTCATGTCGAGAATCCAG TTTATGCAGTGATCATGTGGTGGTTGGGCTCGAGCATACTCTACACAGGTGACATTCCGACCAGTCAGGCCAAGGAGCGCTCCAACATACAACTGCTGTCCACTTCTCTCGCTCTCCATCCACAACATCCAAGAGGCCGCATCGGTCAGTACCGCTGCGAGGTGATCCTCAAGGCATAA